Genomic window (Deltaproteobacteria bacterium):
CGCGGCCCCTTTCGTTCGAGAGCCTGAAGACCTCGCCGTCCATGTCCTTTATCTGGAAGTCCGGGGCGGGATGCCCCGGCTTCACCACCGGCAGGTAGGTCGAACCGCCGTCGTCACAACCGGCCGCAAGGACCGCAAAAGCCAGGCCCAGCGCCGTGAACAGTCGCCTCATCACTCACACCCCTTTTTCCGCCCGCCCCTCCCCGCCGCGGCCCCGAGGGCAAGCACCTTCTCTATGATGTTCGTCGTCGAGCGCCCCTTGAGGAGCCTTACGCGCGCGACCCGTCCGCCGGCGGCCTTCACCACGGAGGCGCCCACTATCTCCCCTTCCTTCCAGTCGGCGCCCTTGACGAGCACATCGGGCACGACGGCCCTTATCAGCTTCTCCGGCGTAGGCTCGCCGAAGATGACGACGTAGTCGACAGGGACGAGGGCCGCGAGGACCTCGGCCCTTTCGGCCTGGGGCACGACGGGCCTCGATGGACCCTTTACGGCGCGGACCGACGAATCGCTGTTGAGCCCCACTACGAGCACGTCGCCCAGGGAGCGGGCCTTCCTCAGGTAGCGCACGTGGCCTGCGTGGATGATGTCGAAACAGCCGTTGGTGAAGACCACGCGACGGCCGGCGGCGCGAAGGGCAGCGAGCTCCTTTTTCAGGGCCCGAAGCGAAATCACCTTTCCCACAGGAGTCCTCTTTCAGTCTTTGGGAACAAGCTTCCCTGAGAAGGGGCAGAGAGCCGCGGCCGCCTCAGACTCCCTTCAAAGACCGGCTCCCTTCGGACTTCCCCTCTTTCGCGCAGCTAAACAGGGGAAATCCGAAGGCATCTAAAGTCTTTGGAAGGGGTTTGGGGAAACCCTTCTTCAGAAGGGTTTCCCCAAATTCATATCACTTAACCCCCGCCCTTGCAAGGGTGGCGACAGAGACCTCGGCGCCGGCGCGGGCGAGAAGACGGGCGCACTCGGCGACGGTCGAGCCCGTTGTGAAGACGTCGTCCACGAGGAGCACCCGGCGGCCGCTGAAACCGCCGGGCGCCGCCAGGGCGAAGGCCCCTCTTACGTTGCGCACCCTTTCGCTCCGGACAAGGCCCACCTGGGGCCGCCCCGCGGCGACCCTCACGAGGCCGCGGCTGTCGACGCGGGCCCCCATGGAGGCGGCAACGGCCCTGGCCAGCAGCAGCGACTGGTTGAAGCCCCGTTCCCTGAGCCTGCTTCCGTGGAGCGGCACCGCCGCCACCACGTCGGCGCCGCCTCCCGCCGCTTCCCTGGCGGCCCCCGCCATGAGCGCCGCCAGGGGGGCGGCGAGCGAGACCCTGCCGCGGTACTTGAAGAGATGGAGGGCATCGAGGGCCGCCCCCTCGTAAAAAAGCGCGCTCCGCGCCCTCCGGTACGGCGGCGGGTCGACGGCGCACTCCGAGCACGGCCGGTCGGGGCCGAGGGGCGAGGAAAAGGGACGGCCGCACAGCGAGCAGAGGGGACCTTCGATAAGAGGCATGGCGGCGAAGCAGCGGCCACAGAGAACGGCGCCGCGGCGACCCGTCCCCTCCCGCCCCGACAGGGGACGGGCGCAGAGCGGACAGAGCCTCGGCAAGAGGATGTCGGCAAGCCCCTCGAACACTCCCTCCACGACCCTGCGCGGCAACGGCCCGACCTCCGGTTCTGACAGCGCCACAGAGGACCCCCCCGCAGCTTCCGCCGACTGATTATAGCGTTCCCCGGGGCAATCAATCAAGGCCTCCCTATAATATTTGAAAGAACATGGACTTGTGTATTATAATGATTTTTCGAGGGCCTGAGGAGCCGTTCTCTCCTCTCTTGACCGGCGGGACCGCGGGCGAGACGGGCCGTCCTTTGTCGATGTTCGAAAGCTCCCGCATAGACAGCATACTCGTAAGGGCGCCCAACTGGATAGGCGACGCCGTAATGAGTCTCCCGGCAGTCGGCGCCATCGGCGGCCTTTTTCCGGGAGCCGCATTGGCGGTGCTCGCCAAGCCCTGGGTAAGGGACGTCTACGGCGGGGACGACGCGGCCGCGACCGAGGTGCTGACCTATGAGGCCCCGGGCCGTCACGGCGGAGCCGGCGGTCTGGTGCGCCTGGCGGCCGAGCTTCGCGCAAGGCGCTTCGATCTCGCCGTGCTCCTGCAGAACGCCTTCGAGGCGGCCCTCATCGCCGCGGCGGCCGGCATACCGCAGCGCGTGGGCTTTGACGTCCAGCTCAGGGGGCCGCTGCTTACTACACCCGTAAGGCTCACGCGCGAGCTGCTCGACGGCCACCACGTCGATTACTACATGGCCGTGGCCGAGGCCCTCGGCGCGGCGCGTCCCGAGCGCCCGCGGCCGGTCATAAGGCTGGGAGCCGACGAGCTCGACAGGGCGGACCGCATCCTTTCGAGGGAGGGGATCGACGCCTCCGTCCCCTTTGTGGCCATGGCGCCGGGGGCGAGCTACGGGCCCGCCAAGCGGTGGCACCCCTTGCGCTTTGCCCGGGCGGCCACGGCCCTCGGCCGCAGCCTCGGCGCGCCGGTCGTCGTCTTCGGCGGTCCCGGCGACATGGATACGGCCCGCAAGGTCGAGGAAGGGACGGGAACGACGGTCTTCAACCTCGCGGGCCGCCTGCAGTTGCGCGAGTTCATGGCCGTTGCCGCAAGGAGCGCCCTCTTTCTGACCAACGACTCCGGCCCCATGCACATAGCGGCGGCGCTGGGCGTGCCGACGGTGGCCGTCTTCGGCTCGACGGACCCGAAACGGACCGGCCCGCTGGGAGCGCACACCGCGGTGGTCTCCTCTCCGCCGCCCTGCAGCCCCTGCTTTGAGAGGACCTGCCGTTACGGCCACTACGACTGCCTCGACGCCGTATCGACGGAGTCGGTCGTCGAGGCGGCCCTGGGGCTTGCGGAACGGGCCGCCGGGCGGCGAAGGTAATTAGACCGTGAAGAAGGAATCGAAGCGGCGGGCCGCCGTCTTCCTCGACCGCGACGGCACCATAAACGTCGACGACGGCTACATAGGCGACCCCGACGACATAGTGCTCATAGACGGCGCGGCCGAGGCGGTGCGGATGCTGGGCGAAGCCGGACTGCCGGTTGTGGTCGTGACCAACCAGTCGGGCATAGGCAGGGGCTACTACGACGAAGACGCACTGCGCAGGGTCAACGAGCGGGTGGCGCGGCTGCTGGAGGCCGGGGGCGGACGCGTCGAGGGCTTCTACCACTGTCCGCACCCGCCGGAAGCGGGCTGCCGGTGCCGAAAGCCCGCCACCGGCCTCGTAGAGCGGGCCGCGGCCGAACTCGCCATCGACCCGGCGGCGTCCTACGTGGTGGGCGACAAGGTCTCGGACATGGAGCTTGCCCGCCGGGTTTCGGCCAGGGCCGTGCTCGTGCTCACCGGTTTCGGCGCGAAGGCGCAGGAAGAGCTACGCTTCGAGCCCCACCACACGGCGGCCGACCTGCTGGAGGCGGCCCGCTGGATAACGGCCGACTTCAAAGGCGGGAGGGATCGGCCCTCTCACTGATGAAGGTACTGATTGTAAAGCTTTCGTCTCTCGGCGACGTGGTACACACGCTGCCCGCCCTGGGGCTTCTTCGCAGCCGCCTCGGACCGTCGGCGCGCATCGATTGGCTCGTCGAGGAAGGGGCGGCGGGGATCGTCGAGGGCCATCCCCTGGTGGACGAGGTCCTGGTGGTGAAAAACCGCGGCTGGCTGCGCGAGCCGGCGGCGACGCTGGCCGTTGCGGGGCGGCTGAGGGAGCGCCGCTACGACGTGGTCGTCGATTTCCAGGGGCTCGCCAAGAGCGCCGTCTGGGTCGCCCTCTCCGGAGCCACACGCCGCATAGGGTTCGCAAAGGCGAGGGAGCTGAGCCACCTCGCGCTCACCGAAAGGCTCGGCGGCCTCGACAGCGACATGCACGCCGTGGACCGCTACCTGAGGCTCGCCGCCATGGTGAGTCCGGCCGACGGAGAGCTCCGGGCGCGTTTTCCGCTCGAGGTGGACAACGACGCCGCGGCGCGGGCGGCCGAGCTTCTCGAATCGTCGGGCCTTTCCGCGCAGACGCCGTTCATGGTCCTCATTCCAGGGGCGCGCTGGCCCACCAAGCTCTGGAGCGAGGAGCGCTTCGCCGAGGTGGCGAGGCGGGCGGCCGATGAGCTCGGCCTCGGCTCCGTAGTCGTCGGCGCGGCGGCCGACAGGCCGAAGGGGCGGGCCATCGTGGAAATGGCCGGCCGCAAGGGCGTTGCCGACCTGACGGGACGCACGACCCTCAAGGAGCTCGCCGCCCTCTGCGCCATGGCGCAGGCGGCGGTCTCCGTCGACTCGGGACCGATGCACGTGGCCGCCGCCGCGGAAACGGCGGTGGTCGCCCTTTTCGGCCCCACCTCGGCGAAACGCACCGGCCCCTACGGCGGCGGCCACGTGGTGGTGCGAAGCGGCGCGCACTGCAGCCCCTGCTTCAAAAAACACTGCGCCGATCCCTTCTGCATGAGGCGCATCGACGCGGAAGGTGTGATGGAGGCCGTAAGGACGGTGCTTCGAGGAAGGACGCTCGATGCCGGAGGCCGCGATTCGGCGCCTCGTCCCGCAGGTC
Coding sequences:
- the rfaE2 gene encoding D-glycero-beta-D-manno-heptose 1-phosphate adenylyltransferase is translated as MGKVISLRALKKELAALRAAGRRVVFTNGCFDIIHAGHVRYLRKARSLGDVLVVGLNSDSSVRAVKGPSRPVVPQAERAEVLAALVPVDYVVIFGEPTPEKLIRAVVPDVLVKGADWKEGEIVGASVVKAAGGRVARVRLLKGRSTTNIIEKVLALGAAAGRGGRKKGCE
- the gmhB gene encoding D-glycero-beta-D-manno-heptose 1,7-bisphosphate 7-phosphatase, with translation MKKESKRRAAVFLDRDGTINVDDGYIGDPDDIVLIDGAAEAVRMLGEAGLPVVVVTNQSGIGRGYYDEDALRRVNERVARLLEAGGGRVEGFYHCPHPPEAGCRCRKPATGLVERAAAELAIDPAASYVVGDKVSDMELARRVSARAVLVLTGFGAKAQEELRFEPHHTAADLLEAARWITADFKGGRDRPSH
- the waaF gene encoding lipopolysaccharide heptosyltransferase II, with the translated sequence MDLCIIMIFRGPEEPFSPLLTGGTAGETGRPLSMFESSRIDSILVRAPNWIGDAVMSLPAVGAIGGLFPGAALAVLAKPWVRDVYGGDDAAATEVLTYEAPGRHGGAGGLVRLAAELRARRFDLAVLLQNAFEAALIAAAAGIPQRVGFDVQLRGPLLTTPVRLTRELLDGHHVDYYMAVAEALGAARPERPRPVIRLGADELDRADRILSREGIDASVPFVAMAPGASYGPAKRWHPLRFARAATALGRSLGAPVVVFGGPGDMDTARKVEEGTGTTVFNLAGRLQLREFMAVAARSALFLTNDSGPMHIAAALGVPTVAVFGSTDPKRTGPLGAHTAVVSSPPPCSPCFERTCRYGHYDCLDAVSTESVVEAALGLAERAAGRRR
- a CDS encoding ComF family protein; this encodes MALSEPEVGPLPRRVVEGVFEGLADILLPRLCPLCARPLSGREGTGRRGAVLCGRCFAAMPLIEGPLCSLCGRPFSSPLGPDRPCSECAVDPPPYRRARSALFYEGAALDALHLFKYRGRVSLAAPLAALMAGAAREAAGGGADVVAAVPLHGSRLRERGFNQSLLLARAVAASMGARVDSRGLVRVAAGRPQVGLVRSERVRNVRGAFALAAPGGFSGRRVLLVDDVFTTGSTVAECARLLARAGAEVSVATLARAGVK
- the waaF gene encoding lipopolysaccharide heptosyltransferase II is translated as MKVLIVKLSSLGDVVHTLPALGLLRSRLGPSARIDWLVEEGAAGIVEGHPLVDEVLVVKNRGWLREPAATLAVAGRLRERRYDVVVDFQGLAKSAVWVALSGATRRIGFAKARELSHLALTERLGGLDSDMHAVDRYLRLAAMVSPADGELRARFPLEVDNDAAARAAELLESSGLSAQTPFMVLIPGARWPTKLWSEERFAEVARRAADELGLGSVVVGAAADRPKGRAIVEMAGRKGVADLTGRTTLKELAALCAMAQAAVSVDSGPMHVAAAAETAVVALFGPTSAKRTGPYGGGHVVVRSGAHCSPCFKKHCADPFCMRRIDAEGVMEAVRTVLRGRTLDAGGRDSAPRPAGPGRGGFE